The Haploplasma axanthum region ATTGTCGCCAGTTGGCTCTACCGTCCATATCTGAAATCCTCTTACAGAAGACGATACAGGAATATCTTTGCGTACTGTATCAACATTGAGAGCTTGAAGTTCATCTGTCAGATAGCCTTTTAGACTTTCCATTCGATTATCAATGGACTTATCGGATTGCTCCCATGAATAGTAGACTTTCGCAAAGTTCTCTACAAAATTTTCTACATGATGAGTATCAACGTATTCCTTTTCTATGATAGTTGTTTCGTGAATAGTATGAGTATACAATTTGAAATAAATGTCTATATTCGTGTGTTATAGCTTTAGCACATTCAAAATAATCATTTTTAAATTTTCTGTTTATTACAATACTAAATTTAGGTTTTATATTTAATCTACTGTCATCTAAAATAGTATCATCAAATGATATTGGTATTTGTTCTATGTTAAAGTACTCTGATACTTTTTGAGAGAGTAATTCTATCTTTTTTTGCATATTTATGTCAGACATTTTATAGTTCTCTTTCTTAAGTTTCGTTTTCTGTGTTATAACATAAAAGCATCTAAAAAGGCCTTAGAACTTTATTCTTTAGCCTTAAATTTTAACCCGTTATTAAATTTAAATGTTATATTCTTGTTACGATTCACTGTTCCTGATTCAACCATCAACATCCATATTCGCTCATCCCATTTATCAATGTCACTTTCAGATTTACGTAGTGCTTTTAAGAATGCTCTCATTTTAATTTCTAATGATTCTTTTTTAAATCTTTCACTTAATAGTTCCTCAAGTTTTGTTTTTAATTTTTCGTGTCTTGTTTCTAACGTTTTATACTTTTTTTCAAATTCATTTGAATTATCAGTTGTTTTTGAGTTATCTTTAATTGCTTTTGTTGCAAGTTCCACAACTACTGCTATCTCTTCACTAACTTTTTCAATTTCTGTTTCTAAATCTTTAGTATTAGCTACTAATTCAATTACTTCATTTAAATCATTAATAATTCTTTTTTTATCTTTCATTGTTATATTATACGCTTCTATAAACTTTAATTTAATATCATCTTCAGTTAAATGTGGAGTCCTACATATGCATTTGTCTTTATCAAACTTATTATTACATTGATAAACAAACCTTTCATATTTGGTATTTGAATGCCATTTCTTTTTACCATAGAAACCTCCACAATCACTGCATATCAATTTTGATGCAAATATATCAGATGATGAATACTTAGCTCCAAGGTTATCTCTTCTTTTAATTTCAATTTGCACTAACTCCCACATATCTTTATCAATAATAGCTGGATGGCTGTTTTCCACATAATACTGTGGTATCTGTCCAGTATTTTTTATTATGGTTTGCTCTAAAAAGTTATCAGTAAATGTTTTTTGAAGGAGAGCATCACCTTTGTATTTTTCATTTTGAAGTATTGAAGTGATATTATTTTTGGTCCAGTTAGTTGATTTCTTTGAAGGAGTTTTTATTCCTCTTTCTTTTAATTCCTTAGCTATACCTGTTGGAGTTTTCCCATAAACTAAAAAGCTTTTATATATTTCTCTTACAATCTCTGCTTCTTCTTCAACAACAACTATTTTGTCATCTACTTTTTTATATCCCAGAAAATTACTATACGCAAATGATACTTTACCTGATTGAAATGCCACACGCTTCCCCCATTGAACGTTCTGACTAATTGATCTTGATTCTTCTTGTGCGATTGATGCCATTATTGTAAGTATTAGTTCACTTTTAGAATCAAGTGTCCACAAATTTTCCTTTTCAAAGAAAACCTCGACACCTTTTTCTTTTAGCTTTCTAACATATGAAATAGTATCTAATGTGTTACGGGCAAATCTTGATATCGATTTAGTAATAATTAAGTTTATCTTTCCATCTAGCGCATCTTTAATCATTTTATTAAAGCCGACTCTCCTCTTAGTGCTTGTTCCAGTTATACCTTCGTCAGCATACACAGTTACAAACTCCCAATCAAGTCTACCTTGAATATACTCTTTATAATAATTGACTTGCGCTTCATAACTAGTGTATTGTTCATCAGAACTTGTTGATACTCTGGCATATGCAGCAACTTTTAATTTTTCTTTGTTGTTCACTGGCATTTGTGTTAATGGATCAATTGTTGATGGAATTACTGTTACTTTTGTCATTTCGCGCTCCCTCCTCCATATCTTTTTAACGTGTGTTGTCTTGCTTGTTCTTTCATGTCATCAGTCCATCCTTCACTTCGTGGTTTATGAGCCCATTCGTATTCTTTGACACTTCCATCATTTAATTCAAAACGAAGTATATTGTTTGGCTGTGCTACTACTTGCTGAACTAAATGTTTAAAAATCGGCATACTAAACTTGTTCATGTTTAACAGATGAATTGCGGCTTCTTTAATCTTGTCATCAGGCACTTGTTGATTATCACAGTAGCTTTTACCTTTATCTCTAAATGTCGAACAAATCCAATAAATGTTATAAGGTCCCCTCCTATATGTATGCGTTTTTCCACATTTCCCACATCTGATATACCCTTTAAATTCATTATTATAACTTGAACTTTTGGCAAATTTCAGAGCTTTGCTTTTCCTTATTGCCTGAGCTTCCATAAATATTTCTTTGCTTATAATTGGTTCGTGGGAATTACTTACAATGTATTTATCAAGTTCACCTTTATTATGCTTTAACTTTTTAGTCAAATGATTATCAATAAAGGTTTTTTGAAGGATTAAATCACCAGTATAATTATAGTTTGCTAATATTTTTGTGATTGTTGTTACACCCCAAGTTTTTGTTCTGTATGGTTTTATTCCTTTTTCATCAAGTATAGTTCTAATCATTCTGTCTCCATAACCTTCTAAATATAGGCTATATATAAATCTAACTATTTCAGCTTCTTCTGGAACAATATGATATTTTTTATTTTCAAGTTTATAACCAAACATTGATGTACTACCCCATATAAGTCCTTTTTCAAAATCTTTCTTAATTCGCCATTTCATATTTTCGGATATACTTCTTGACTCTTCTTGTGCAAAAGTCGCTAAGAACGTTAAGATCATTTCACCTTCACCACTTAAAGTATGTATGTTTTGTTCTTCAAAGAAAATGTTAACATTGATTGCTTTTAAGTCTCTCACTGTTTTTAATAGTGTCATTGTGTTTCTTGCAAATCTTGATATTGATTTTGTAATAATCATATCAATCTTACCCGCTTTACAATCACTCAACATTAGCTGGAACTCATCTCTCAACTCTTTTGTTCCAGTAACTGCCTCGTCCGTATACACTCCTACAAATTCCCACTCAGGTTTACTTTTAATATAGTTTTTGTAGTGGTTCACTTGTGAGGCTAATGAGTTAAGCATTGCATCTTTACCACTTGATACTCTGGCATAAGCAGCAACTCGCAGCCTTTTTGGCATTTCTTTTATCGTTTCAATTTTTGTTATTTTTTTCA contains the following coding sequences:
- a CDS encoding recombinase family protein yields the protein MTKVTVIPSTIDPLTQMPVNNKEKLKVAAYARVSTSSDEQYTSYEAQVNYYKEYIQGRLDWEFVTVYADEGITGTSTKRRVGFNKMIKDALDGKINLIITKSISRFARNTLDTISYVRKLKEKGVEVFFEKENLWTLDSKSELILTIMASIAQEESRSISQNVQWGKRVAFQSGKVSFAYSNFLGYKKVDDKIVVVEEEAEIVREIYKSFLVYGKTPTGIAKELKERGIKTPSKKSTNWTKNNITSILQNEKYKGDALLQKTFTDNFLEQTIIKNTGQIPQYYVENSHPAIIDKDMWELVQIEIKRRDNLGAKYSSSDIFASKLICSDCGGFYGKKKWHSNTKYERFVYQCNNKFDKDKCICRTPHLTEDDIKLKFIEAYNITMKDKKRIINDLNEVIELVANTKDLETEIEKVSEEIAVVVELATKAIKDNSKTTDNSNEFEKKYKTLETRHEKLKTKLEELLSERFKKESLEIKMRAFLKALRKSESDIDKWDERIWMLMVESGTVNRNKNITFKFNNGLKFKAKE
- a CDS encoding recombinase family protein, translated to MKKITKIETIKEMPKRLRVAAYARVSSGKDAMLNSLASQVNHYKNYIKSKPEWEFVGVYTDEAVTGTKELRDEFQLMLSDCKAGKIDMIITKSISRFARNTMTLLKTVRDLKAINVNIFFEEQNIHTLSGEGEMILTFLATFAQEESRSISENMKWRIKKDFEKGLIWGSTSMFGYKLENKKYHIVPEEAEIVRFIYSLYLEGYGDRMIRTILDEKGIKPYRTKTWGVTTITKILANYNYTGDLILQKTFIDNHLTKKLKHNKGELDKYIVSNSHEPIISKEIFMEAQAIRKSKALKFAKSSSYNNEFKGYIRCGKCGKTHTYRRGPYNIYWICSTFRDKGKSYCDNQQVPDDKIKEAAIHLLNMNKFSMPIFKHLVQQVVAQPNNILRFELNDGSVKEYEWAHKPRSEGWTDDMKEQARQHTLKRYGGGSAK